A genomic stretch from Halichoerus grypus chromosome 7, mHalGry1.hap1.1, whole genome shotgun sequence includes:
- the NEUROG3 gene encoding neurogenin-3: MAPHPSGTPAVQVTQETEQPFQGASDDEVTCVASAPPSPARVRGNCAEEEGGGCRGASRRLRTRRGGRSRPKSELALSKQRRSRRKKANDRERNRMHNLNSALDALRGVLPTFPDDAKLTKIETLRFAHNYIWALTQALRIADHSLYGLQPPAPPCEELGCQDGRSPGDWGSLYSPVSQAGSLSPTASLEERHGLQAPASPAGLRTGALAFSDFL, from the coding sequence ATGGCGCCTCATCCCTCGGGTACGCCAGCTGTCCAAGTGACCCAGGAGACAGAGCAGCCCTTCCAGGGGGCCTCGGACGACGAAGTGACCTGCGTTGCGTCGGCTCCGCCCAGCCCCGCTCGCGTGCGGGGGAACTGCGCCGAGGAGGAAGGGGGCGGCTGCCGAGGGGCCTCGAGGAGGCTCCGGACGAGGCGCGGGGGGCGCAGTCGGCCCAAGAGTGAGTTGGCTCTGAGCAAGCAGCGAAGGAGCCGGCGCAAGAAGGCCAATGACCGCGAGCGCAATCGAATGCACAACCTCAACTCGGCGCTGGACGCGCTTCGCGGCGTCCTGCCCACCTTTCCGGACGATGCCAAGCTTACCAAGATCGAGACGCTACGCTTCGCGCACAACTACATCTGGGCGCTGACGCAGGCGCTGCGCATAGCAGACCATAGCCTCTACGGGCTGCAGCCGCCCGCACCGCCCTGCGAGGAGCTGGGCTGCCAGGACGGCCGCTCCCCGGGAGACTGGGGCTCCCTCTACTCCCCGGTCTCCCAGGCGGGCAGCCTGAGCCCCACCGCCTCGCTGGAGGAGCGTCACGGGCTGCAGGCGCCTGCCTCCCCTGCGGGTCTGCGCACCGGCGCCCTGGCTTTTTCAGACTTCCTATGA